A DNA window from Pseudomonas sp. B21-056 contains the following coding sequences:
- a CDS encoding SDR family oxidoreductase, translating to MAEVLSLPPVPEPPKGERLKNKVVLLTGAAQGIGEAIVAAFASQQARLVISDIQAGKVEQVAAHWRERGADVQALQADVSNQQDLHALARRAVELHGRIDVLVNCAGVNVFRDPLEMTEQDWRRCFAIDLDGAWYGCKAVLPQMIEQGVGSIINIASTHSSHIIPGCFPYPVAKHGLLGLTRALGIEYAPRGIRVNAIAPGYIETQLNVDYWNGFADPHAERQRALDLHPPRRIGQPIEVAMTAVFLASDEAPFINASCITIDGGRSVMYHD from the coding sequence ATGGCTGAGGTGCTTTCCTTGCCGCCGGTGCCCGAACCACCGAAGGGCGAGCGACTGAAGAATAAAGTGGTGCTGCTGACCGGTGCCGCCCAGGGCATTGGCGAGGCGATCGTCGCCGCGTTCGCTTCACAACAGGCACGCCTGGTGATCAGCGACATCCAGGCGGGCAAAGTCGAACAGGTCGCCGCTCACTGGCGTGAACGCGGGGCGGACGTGCAAGCATTGCAAGCCGATGTGTCGAACCAGCAGGACCTGCATGCGTTGGCCCGCCGTGCCGTTGAGTTGCATGGCCGTATCGATGTGCTGGTGAACTGCGCCGGCGTCAACGTGTTCCGCGACCCGCTGGAAATGACCGAGCAAGACTGGCGCCGCTGCTTCGCCATCGACCTGGACGGTGCCTGGTACGGCTGCAAGGCGGTGCTGCCGCAAATGATCGAGCAGGGCGTGGGCAGCATCATCAACATTGCGTCGACCCATTCGTCCCACATCATTCCCGGCTGTTTCCCTTATCCGGTGGCCAAGCATGGCTTGCTCGGCCTGACCCGTGCCCTGGGCATCGAGTACGCCCCCAGGGGCATACGCGTCAACGCCATCGCGCCGGGCTATATCGAAACCCAACTGAACGTCGACTATTGGAACGGCTTCGCCGATCCTCATGCCGAACGCCAGCGTGCGCTGGATCTGCACCCGCCACGCCGCATCGGGCAACCGATCGAAGTGGCAATGACGGCCGTGTTCCTGGCCAGTGATGAAGCACCTTTCATCAACGCTTCATGCATCACCATTGATGGTGGACGTTCGGTCATGTACCACGACTGA
- a CDS encoding SMP-30/gluconolactonase/LRE family protein produces the protein MMWKAVTEHRAKLGEGPFWDAPTQALYWVDIAGKQALRLIGANVEIWQMPEHVSAFIPTQGGDALVTLSSGVYRLDLDSPGLEPRLTLLCMADPQPGNRANEARCDAQGQLWLGTMQNNIGDNGEDLPLKRRSGGLFRVGVDGRVMPLLRERGIPNTLLWSPDGTTVYFGESLDGTLYRHFIRADGSLAPAEVWFGPHSRGGPDGSAMDARGYIWNARWDGSCLLRINPDGQVDRVIELPVSRPTSCVFGGEDLKTLYITSAASPLGHPLDGAVLSMRVDVPGVGCTRFAG, from the coding sequence ATGATGTGGAAGGCGGTAACGGAGCACCGGGCGAAACTGGGCGAGGGACCATTCTGGGACGCGCCGACCCAGGCGCTGTATTGGGTCGACATCGCGGGCAAACAGGCGCTGCGGTTGATCGGCGCCAATGTCGAGATCTGGCAGATGCCCGAACATGTGTCGGCCTTCATCCCGACACAGGGCGGTGATGCGCTGGTGACATTGAGCAGCGGTGTCTACCGGTTGGACCTGGATTCGCCCGGTCTGGAGCCGCGCCTGACGCTGCTGTGCATGGCCGACCCCCAACCCGGCAATCGAGCCAATGAAGCCCGTTGCGATGCCCAGGGTCAGCTCTGGCTCGGCACCATGCAGAACAACATCGGTGATAACGGTGAGGACCTGCCCCTGAAGCGCCGGTCCGGAGGCTTGTTTCGCGTGGGCGTCGATGGCCGGGTCATGCCGTTGCTACGCGAGCGGGGGATTCCCAACACGCTGTTGTGGAGCCCTGACGGCACCACGGTGTATTTCGGTGAAAGCCTCGACGGTACGTTGTACCGGCATTTCATCCGTGCCGATGGCAGCCTGGCGCCGGCCGAAGTCTGGTTCGGCCCCCATTCGCGCGGCGGGCCGGACGGATCGGCGATGGACGCCCGCGGGTATATCTGGAACGCCCGCTGGGACGGCAGTTGCCTGCTGCGAATCAACCCTGACGGTCAGGTCGACCGGGTGATCGAACTGCCGGTCAGTCGCCCCACCAGTTGCGTGTTCGGCGGTGAAGACCTCAAGACCCTGTACATCACCAGCGCAGCCAGTCCGCTGGGGCATCCGCTGGACGGTGCGGTGCTGTCCATGCGGGTCGATGTGCCCGGGGTGGGCTGTACGCGGTTTGCGGGTTGA
- a CDS encoding FadR/GntR family transcriptional regulator gives MSSSFHASTVDWLGAWIAAGQVKPGQTIKVEADLGEQLGVSRTVIREAIKTLVAKGMLEVGPKVGTRVLPVRRWNLFDPQVVGWLSRSGLPENFVDDLLDLRRTIEPMAVRWACERATVEQVQAIRLAYHALERAVDSGADYNRADQFFHECILAASHNQFIEQMVPALGALLAVSFEVSAADPDELRRTLPIHKDIAEAIATRDATRGVWACMTLIDNADLAIKRFYPDVMAGRTDTAGQAGNRRFQ, from the coding sequence ATGTCCAGCAGTTTTCACGCATCGACCGTCGATTGGCTGGGCGCCTGGATTGCCGCCGGTCAGGTCAAGCCTGGGCAGACCATCAAGGTCGAGGCGGACCTGGGCGAGCAACTGGGGGTCAGTCGCACGGTGATTCGCGAGGCGATCAAGACTCTGGTGGCCAAGGGCATGCTCGAGGTCGGGCCGAAAGTCGGCACTCGGGTGTTGCCGGTGCGGCGCTGGAATCTGTTCGACCCACAGGTGGTCGGGTGGCTGTCACGCAGCGGCTTGCCGGAGAACTTTGTCGATGACCTGCTGGACCTGCGCCGCACCATCGAGCCGATGGCGGTGCGCTGGGCTTGCGAGCGGGCGACGGTTGAGCAGGTGCAGGCGATCCGCCTGGCTTACCATGCGCTGGAGCGGGCCGTGGACAGCGGTGCCGACTACAACCGGGCCGACCAGTTTTTCCACGAGTGCATCCTCGCCGCCAGCCACAATCAATTCATAGAACAAATGGTCCCGGCCCTGGGCGCGTTGCTGGCGGTGTCGTTCGAGGTGTCGGCTGCTGATCCGGATGAGCTGCGCCGCACCTTGCCCATTCACAAGGACATTGCCGAAGCCATCGCGACCCGCGACGCGACGCGCGGTGTCTGGGCCTGCATGACCCTGATCGATAACGCTGACCTGGCCATCAAGCGCTTCTACCCTGACGTGATGGCCGGTCGTACAGACACTGCCGGGCAAGCCGGAAACAGGAGGTTTCAATGA